The window TGGGTCGTCGCGATCGGCGGCTTCGACATGCCCGTCGACCAGGCCGCGGCGGTGTCGACCTGGGGTGCGGCCTTCGGGTTCTTCCCGATCATGTGGATCGTTATCAGTGCGATCTGGGTCTACAACATGACGGTCGAGACCGGGCACTTCGACGTCCTACGCCGGTCGTTCGCGACGATCAGCGACGACATGCGGATCCAGGCGATCGTCATCGCCTTCTGCTTCGGCGCGCTGATGGAGGCGCTCGCCGGGTTCGGGACGCCCGTCGCGATCAGTGCGGTCATGCTGATCGCGTTGGGCTTCCCGCCGATGAAGGCGGCCGTACTCGCTCTGGTCGCGAACACCGCGCCGGTCGCGTTCGGTGCGCTCGCGACGCCGGTGGTCACGCTCTCGAAGGTGACCGCACCGGCGAACTCCGACCCCGCGCTGGCCGACCACTTCACCGAGGATCACCTCGGCGCGCTCGTCGGGCACCAGACTCCGGTGCTCGCGGTGTTCGTCCCGCTCGTGCTGGTCGCGATCGTCGACGGCCAGCGCGGGGTGCGCCAGTGCTGGCTGCCGGCGGTGGTCGGCGGTCTCGCGTTCGCGGTCGCGCAGTGGCTCACCTCGACCTACTTCTCGGTGCAACTGACCGACGTGGTCGCCGCGCTGGTCAGCGCGCTGGCGATCGTGATCCTGCTGCGCGTCTGGCGTCCGGCGGAGACCTTCAGCGAGCTCGCGGACGGCGACGAGCCGACCGGCGGGTCCGGCGGCAGCGCGCGGGCCGCGAAGCCGGCGCCGACCGGGGGCGGGACCATCACCCTGGAGGACACCCGCGTCGAGGTGGCGCGGGCCTACGCGCCGTACCTCGTCATCATCGCGATCTTCTCGATCTTCCAGATCGACGGCGTGAAGAAGGAGATGGCGAAGGAGCCCTGGACCTACCTGTTCCAGTGGCCCGGCCTCGACCTCGTCACCGCGAGCGGCAAGCCACCGGCGGACTTCACCCTCAACTGGCTCGCCGCCGCCGGCACGCTGACGATCATCGCCGGTCTGATCACGATGCCTATCATCGGCATCAAGCCTGGGGCCGCGCTGCGGGCCTACGGAAAGACCTACCAGCAGTTGTGGCGCGCGATCGTCACCGTCATGGCCGTGCTCGCGCTCGCCTACGTCATGAACAACTCCGGCCAGACCGGCGCGCTCGGCAACTGGCTCGCGGACACCGGGGACGCGTTCGCGGTGATTTCCCCGATCCTCGGCTGGCTCGGCGTCGCGGTCACCGGCTCGGACACGTCGTCGAACTCGCTGTTCGGCGCGCTTCAGGTGACGGCGGGTCAGGGAGCGGGGTTGGACCCGGCGCTGATGGCCGCATCGAACTCGTCCGGCGGCGTCCTCGGCAAGATGATCTCGCCCCAGAACCTCGCGATCGCCGCCGGCGCGGTCGGGCTCACCGGGCGCGAGGGCGACATCTTCCGCAAGGTCGTCGGCTGGAGTCTCGTCCTGCTCGCCGGGATGTGCCTGCTCGTCTTCCTCCAGACCAACGTGCTCGAGTGGATGCTGCCTGAGGCAGGCTAGGACGCGTGACGTTCGACGGCATTCCCACCGCAGCACTGGACTTCTACGACGACCTGGAGGCGGACAACTCCAAGACGTTCTGGACCGCGCACAAGCACGTGTACGAGGAGTCGGTCCGGGCACCGATGGAGGCCCTGGCTGCGGCACTGGCGAAGGAGTTCGGCGAGGGGAAGCTGTTCCGGCCGTACCGGGACGTCCGGTTCTCCAAGGACAAGACCCCGTACAAGACCCACCAGGGCGTGTGGTTCGAGGAGTCCCGCGTCTACGTGCAGGTCTCGGCGGCCGGGCTGTTCGTCGCCGCCGGGTACTGGCGGACGGAGACCTCGCAGGTCGCGCGGCTGCGGCGAGCGGTCGACCACGACCTGCACGGGCCGGCGCTCGAGGCGGCGATCGCGAAGGTGACGAAGAAGGGGTTCCGGATCGGCGGGAACCAGCTCGCGCGCGTCCCGAAGGGCTACGACAAGGAGCACCCGCGCGCCGACCTGCTCCGGTACAAGACGCTGACCGTCGCGAAGGAACTCGGCTTCCCGGACTGGCTCTCGACGCCGCAGGCCAAGGCCCAGGTCGCGAAGGAGTGGCGCGCGATGGCGCCCCTCGTCGAGTGGCTGGACCGGCACGTGGGGCCGGCCTGACTACAGACGGCCGCCCGGGTTGGGGTCCCGCGGGAACAGCTGCGAGTCGACGGCGACGACGCCGGGGATCCGCGTGACGGCGGTGAGCACCGCCGGCAGGTCGGCGGGTACCCGCACCGAGCCCCACAGGTGCACGACCCCGTCGGTGACCTGGCAGAGCACCGCGAGCTCGGTCGGCAGCGTCGGGTCGGCGAGCGCGGCCTCGACGTCGACGGCGAGTTCGGCGTCGGTGCGCGCGAACGGGCGCAACAGGTCCTGGCGCGCGACGATGCCGACGACGCGACCCTCGTCGAGGACGGGCATGCGCTTGAGCCGGCGCTGCAGCATCCGGCGGGCGACGGCGCGCAGGTCGTCGCCCGGGGCCACCGACTCGACGTGCGGGGTCATCAGATCCGCGGCGGTGCGACCCGCGGCCTTCGCGGCCCAGTTCGTGTCCCGCCGGCGGAACCGGTCGAACATCCGCCGGCCGCGGCCCGACGCCCGGTAGGCCTCCTTCGCGATGAGGTCGGCCTCGGTCACCATCCCGAGCAGTACTCCGTCGGCCCCGACGACGGGCAGCCCACCCACGTCGTGCTTCAGCATTGCGGCCCGGATCTCAGTGTACCCCGCCTGCGGGCCCACCGAGACGACCTCCCGCGTCATCACGTCCCCGACCGAGCGCGGCCGCGGCACGTCACCCGATTTCCCCCGAAGATTCTCGACCGTCACGGCTTCCCCTCCGCCCGGCCGGACAAGTCCGCCCATGCTCCTGAGCGTGCTCGTGCGCGAGCCCTCGGACCAGGGACCAAAGACCTCTTCAGTCGGGAGAGGGCCCGTGAAATCCCGGGACCGTGAGATCCGCCGGCCCGGGTAGGGCTCGAGGAGACCCTCCGACGATCCTCGAAGGCGGTGCCCATGGACCTGCGCGAGTTCCAGCCCCTGTTCACGGACCAGAACGGCCCTCGGCTCACCGCGGCCCTCGACGTGTCGCGGGACAACGAGAACGGCGCGGAGGAGGTCGCCCTGCGCTGGCGGGGTCTGCGCGACCAGCTCTCCGACGTCCCGGCCGCCCTGCTCGACGTCGCGCAGGAACGCCTGCTCCGCGAGACCGCCGAGGGCGGGCCGTGCGAGCGTGACGTCGTCGTGGACGCCTCGGGCGTCCGACTCGAACGCGTCTTCCCGGGACGTCGCGAGACGTTCGCGCACTGCGGCCCGTTGCCGCGGCTGACCCACGTCGTGACCGCCGAGGACGCGCGCGTCCCCTACGCGTTGGTACAGATCGACCGGACCGGCGCCGACATCACCGTCCGCACCCGCGACGGCGAGTGGCAGCTTGAGGTCGACGGCGACGACTTCGAGATCTCGAAGGTCCGCGCCGGCGGCTGGTCCGAGCTGCGCTACCAGAAGCGCAGCGAGAACCTCTGGGAACGCAATGCCGGCGAGGTCGCGCACTTCCTGGACCGGGTCGTCGACGGCACCGACGTCGAGCTCGTCGCCGTGGCCGGTGACGTGCGCGCAGCGACCCTGCTCTCCGACGCCGTCACGGGCGGGACGCGGGAGAAACTGCACGTCCTCGACGGCGGGAGCCGCGGTGAGCACCAGCCCGACGGGCGGCTCCCCGACGAGCTGACCGCCCTGCTCGAGGGCCACGCCGCGGCGCGGGTGCGGGCCGTCGGGCAGCGCTTCGCCGAGGCCGGCGGGCACGGGCTCGCGGTCTCCGGGCTCGCGGACGTCGTCGACGCCCTGCGCCGCGCGCAGGTCGACACCCTCCTGCTGCCGCCGGACTGGACCGACGAGACCGACGCGTGGTTCGGCCCCGACCCGTTGCAGCTCGGGCTCTCGGCCGACGAGCTGACGGCGCTCGGGGTCACCGACCCGCAACGCGGCCCCGCGTGCGACGTCGTCCTCCGCGCCGCCGCCGGCAGTGACGCGGTGGCCGTCGTGGTCCCGCCGGAACTCCACGACCTCTCCGGCGCCCCCGCCGCGATCCTCCGCTTCACCGACGCCTCGACCGCGACCTGACCCTCCCCCACTGGACCCCACTGGAGATGACATCTCCACCGGAATCGGCTCGTCCGGGTGGAGATGTCATCTCCAGTGAAATCGGCCTTCCCCCGTGGAGATGTCATCTCCACCGGGGTTGTGCGCGCCCGTCAGGCCTGGTCGGTGTCGTCCGCGGCTTCGGGATCGGGGCGGGCGGCCTCGGTCTCGCGGTGGGGCTCGGCGCGGTTCGGCTGGCCGCTGCGCACCATGCCCTCGGTCTCGTGCTGCATCTCGTCGTCCAGCCGCGGGCTGTGCTTGGTGCTGCCTCGTTCCATGGCTGCCTCCTC of the Sporichthya polymorpha DSM 43042 genome contains:
- a CDS encoding L-lactate permease — protein: MLLATYQPDIRSINDSLTASALIAALPLATLFFLLGVLRITAWISGLAALAVAWVVAIGGFDMPVDQAAAVSTWGAAFGFFPIMWIVISAIWVYNMTVETGHFDVLRRSFATISDDMRIQAIVIAFCFGALMEALAGFGTPVAISAVMLIALGFPPMKAAVLALVANTAPVAFGALATPVVTLSKVTAPANSDPALADHFTEDHLGALVGHQTPVLAVFVPLVLVAIVDGQRGVRQCWLPAVVGGLAFAVAQWLTSTYFSVQLTDVVAALVSALAIVILLRVWRPAETFSELADGDEPTGGSGGSARAAKPAPTGGGTITLEDTRVEVARAYAPYLVIIAIFSIFQIDGVKKEMAKEPWTYLFQWPGLDLVTASGKPPADFTLNWLAAAGTLTIIAGLITMPIIGIKPGAALRAYGKTYQQLWRAIVTVMAVLALAYVMNNSGQTGALGNWLADTGDAFAVISPILGWLGVAVTGSDTSSNSLFGALQVTAGQGAGLDPALMAASNSSGGVLGKMISPQNLAIAAGAVGLTGREGDIFRKVVGWSLVLLAGMCLLVFLQTNVLEWMLPEAG
- a CDS encoding DUF2461 domain-containing protein — translated: MTFDGIPTAALDFYDDLEADNSKTFWTAHKHVYEESVRAPMEALAAALAKEFGEGKLFRPYRDVRFSKDKTPYKTHQGVWFEESRVYVQVSAAGLFVAAGYWRTETSQVARLRRAVDHDLHGPALEAAIAKVTKKGFRIGGNQLARVPKGYDKEHPRADLLRYKTLTVAKELGFPDWLSTPQAKAQVAKEWRAMAPLVEWLDRHVGPA
- a CDS encoding Vms1/Ankzf1 family peptidyl-tRNA hydrolase is translated as MDLREFQPLFTDQNGPRLTAALDVSRDNENGAEEVALRWRGLRDQLSDVPAALLDVAQERLLRETAEGGPCERDVVVDASGVRLERVFPGRRETFAHCGPLPRLTHVVTAEDARVPYALVQIDRTGADITVRTRDGEWQLEVDGDDFEISKVRAGGWSELRYQKRSENLWERNAGEVAHFLDRVVDGTDVELVAVAGDVRAATLLSDAVTGGTREKLHVLDGGSRGEHQPDGRLPDELTALLEGHAAARVRAVGQRFAEAGGHGLAVSGLADVVDALRRAQVDTLLLPPDWTDETDAWFGPDPLQLGLSADELTALGVTDPQRGPACDVVLRAAAGSDAVAVVVPPELHDLSGAPAAILRFTDASTAT
- a CDS encoding CBS domain-containing protein, with the protein product MGGLVRPGGGEAVTVENLRGKSGDVPRPRSVGDVMTREVVSVGPQAGYTEIRAAMLKHDVGGLPVVGADGVLLGMVTEADLIAKEAYRASGRGRRMFDRFRRRDTNWAAKAAGRTAADLMTPHVESVAPGDDLRAVARRMLQRRLKRMPVLDEGRVVGIVARQDLLRPFARTDAELAVDVEAALADPTLPTELAVLCQVTDGVVHLWGSVRVPADLPAVLTAVTRIPGVVAVDSQLFPRDPNPGGRL